The genomic segment AATTGAATACATAGAACTGTTGCTTTTGGATGCCTCACATTTTATTTCTGCCGTAGAATAGCAACAGCTTGcatctgtagcctacagtaggcctagtttttAATTTAGAATAGTCCAACTTTCTATTGTGGTAGCAGTGGTGAAAGTAAGAGGGTACCAGGGGGTGCGTAGCACCGGTATAATATTTTCAGCAGGTGCGCAGCACCGGTAAGAAATGGGTTAATGCTGACCAAAAACCAAGGTTCTGGACCGCCACATGAGGTCAGACCAAATGAAAAAACATGCACTGTTTCGCACCCTTGGACATCATGCTGCTGGCAGTTTGGCAGAGGCAGAGCATTCTCCTCTCTTAGAACACAACTTCTTCCCTGCATTAGCCTACTTTTTACACGTCGGTGATGTCACCTCCATTTTATCTCTAGTTTTTCACAGTAATATGTTTGGTTGGCAATTTTATTTTGTTTGCAATTCCCGTTGTTTGGAAGTTAGGCACGTTAGGCCTATGTGAGGTCTATTTGAGAGCTTAACGACGCAAACACTGAGAAATTGCCCCCggtagcaccggtaagacatggAAACTACTTTCACCACTGTTTGGTAGTGGTAGTGGCCCGCCCATTGGAATTTGTGAAATCCAGGCAAGGGTAGAAGAGACCAAAGTAAGCTACTGTATTACATCTGGTGAGGTATGTATGATGGTGGGTGTCCCATGTCAATCAGAAGGAGGAACATCCTACTAGGTATGTGGGAAATACTGGATTTCATGCATTGAAAAGACACTAAAAATaaggtgtcaatatttcagaataAACTTAATCTCTTTTTAAGTCCAGTATTGACAAGACCGCAGAGAGTCACATTAGGCCTACTCTAACAGTGCTgccaaaagtcagtgtaaaattctgcaggtggccagtgtaatacCAGATGAACAGCGAGATGATTAACATATGCCAGTTTTAATATTTACACAATGTTGAGTAGAATGAACTCTGAATTCTCTTAGGCCTACCATCTTTGATCACTGTGTCTGATGATAGCTGAGCAATAGAGGATAGGagaatgataggcctactgaatagcAGAAACGATATGCCTTTTACTTTTAGTCCTCTTCATAAGTCAAATGAAGTCATTTTGCACAAATTGGGctactttttctttccttcttcgtTTTTAAACTCTAGGCCTACCAGAGTTTAGATGGATATACTTTACTTTTAGGCCTGAGTAGGATAGAAGCCATGTAGGCCTAAAgatactctgtaggcctactctgtaaGTTGTTGGCATCATTTGTTCATTTTTCCCTTCTCGCGGGactggtgtaggcctacatgtatcgcACAACACCAAAACACACTATGGTGGGCGGGGTAGGTTGTGTGAATACAATATTATTTATATAATTACTGATTGAAAAATGGCTGCCGTGGACAGTGGAGGGAGAaggctgtaagtgtgtgtttatAATTATCCTGCAATTTATTATTCGCATATATTTGCCAGAGCCCATGTAGAGTCGTGTGTAGACcgtttgttgttattttgtcaAAGGCGGAGAGAATAGCTACGTCACGAGCTGTTTCCATGCGGTGCATTTGCAAGCGCGCAGGGAAAATGACTTTGGCGCGCGGCTGAGTAGACgtgcgtgtgagtttgtatgcatgtgtcagTTTCACCATGTGAGAAGCTACATTTGGTTTTGCTATGGTCAGTACAGAGAAAGTTGTCGAAACGAGGCACAAACCTAGCCTACTTAGCGAGGTTTGACGGGAGGACGCATGCTAACTACCATGACACCAAGGAAGCCCATCCCCTCTCTGCAGATACTGAAATTTTGCAAAGCGCATCAGTTAATGGCCCACGTAGGTCACAAAACATAGCATAAGGTACATAGAAACATGAGGTTGGCTGTCCAGCTCTGTCTTAACTGAGATGAAGTAGGGGCTATGGTTTTATATGTTTGCCCGATTGTCCATTTGGTAGGCTATTGTCAGCAATATTATATTTTCATATAACGATGTGTACTTGGCTTATATTTATTGTCAGCAAAGGTAATATTATTTCCAACATATAAATACAGTTAGGTTACAAGCCTACATAAAACACTTTCTCTTCGTATGATGCGCAGGGTGGATGGAGGGGCGCAAATGTTTTTCTTGGAGTTGGCTGTTAAGCCACCGCCCCCCAAACACACCCCCAAAAGCCAACGGATTTGCCAGTGCGACCAGTTTCCCCATTGCCGCCGTTGAACGTGTGCGGCATAGGCCTAGCGaagggtcaggaacctttttactggagagagccataaacgccaatttgTTAAAAATAAATTTTCACgtgagccataccattttaaaaacactgaatacaattaaaagcatgtatttcaattgagcccaacaattttagactgtactgtcaagttattagttttattgataacaggtaggcccagtgtttaaattggcttttgggaggtgggggagccctgcactcgcggtcaaaatagctttaaaaaaatttttttttttaaattaacatcgccccatcaggcaaatacatgtattctatgaagttattgcccataattaatatcatacataaatcaatgtattactcagttatgagaaaaacagcaaggtaccctcattccctcttcactgtattgggttgctaaaaaataggaacagttagaccagtatcacacctgatgcatttatgtagcctactttttaatattctctcctgtcagttggcaacagtatgctattggactgtcagtacaggggcaaaaaagttttaattctgaccaccatcactgcaccatcaagctacaaaggtgtagacctaagactattaagaacacatattatttgatgtgaataacaatttgttttaaaagatcatatgatGGATTTAAATTCTcctataatgtcatgggtttagcatgcatttattagcacgttttatgcctaataagtaacaaagttaaaagaataaaaatgcatgcttaggctatgctgttctattacagtgcgtggaagtgtgcactgtcactttaaatcaggcggagtctgcagagaatcttctcactcggacacgtcttttctttgcagattgcccctttggctgactgattatatggggcgttcttatttcagtagtatagttagttcagctatctcgctccgtgcatatgttttaattacagttcagtcgcattaagtaaatgtttttttgcaaagcaataactttggcaaaaggcggcaatagattggaacttgctgcagcaattctagcgcgagagagacggtgcactgctctacacgcaacgctatggacacgcaggaatccctgtcatttgcttactgtctaaaaacttttaatacgttcctggcatgtttaagcccacataaaagtaacctgcagccaaatggctacacattctgacagaacaatggacggaaatcccaaacttgatgttgattttctcacattaacaaactgctgttaaagtaggcagacaccacgctattctgcatgactgtttggttaactttgcctgaaagctagccgatatcaaatgaaatgacagcttacctcagttttgtaaaaggcattgtatctagcctactaactttgcacattgaacatgaaagcatggaggacaggcttgaagtagtgacatactcgaagcggagtagttctagctgtgagaaagagcaagcgctccggaccgctcaactgttgcaaagttgcaacgttgctacaaactcaaattgtggtgtctcgcagcgcatcatgcagaatgcagatgcataataactgaaataatgcgggagtcccttagTCTTATTTTATGCTGCCATCATTGGAAAACTTTCATAgaaatatgatatttcaagaagaggtgaaaatatatgaactgtgaatacactgagggtggggcagcaggagcgcagctccgtttggctgtccctccgaggtgaggaggcggagctgcgctccgaagggctccgccccaatttaaaccctgggTAGGCCTAAGTGGGTTGCCAACTGTCGACTTCATttatggcaagggtctgggagtcctctccctgaaaattttgtatttcttagatgtaatttcctgcattttaatacattttaacctcccatgccctgtttcaactcaatatggaacctgtacttttatttttaaatataggacgattccgtatttcaaggggtggttggcaaccctagataagtaagagccatatacagttcccaaaagagccacatgtggacATGTGTAGTagaaaacttgaaaaaatattttaaaacattttaagcTATATGAAAAACATGCACACCTGTCCCAATGCTAAAACGCTTACCTTATCAATGAAATATAATTAATAAAATCCTTAAAATGTAACTTTCTTACACTTTTTGTGTAATGCCATATCCCACATTTACTTAACATAAATTTTAAACATAATAAATttgtaatattttatttaaaataagCATTTTAATCCTGTTCATCAGTTTTCACTTAGTACTGTTACCACATCGCCGCTCTGAAATGTTTGGGATTTTCCCCAAGTCACATATTTAAGAGTTGCCCAATGTACATCCCGTCTGCCATTGTGAAGGACATGGGAAGACCAAATTGTTCTCTGATAATCTGGTGAATATTTTTGACAAAACCTTCACTGAAACCAAAAGTAGTCACTCTCAGTACTCAGTCCTGTTACCTAAAttatgtgtcttttttgtttatttttaaaaaacaaaatgaaacattAGGCTACTTTTGTTAAATCACAATGTGCAAACTGACCTTACATTGAGATAGCATAACGTCCACATTGCTACATTTCATGTTTTGACAAATAATTGGTCATTGCTCAAATTAAAActcattcctgttacttgaactTCCCGTTACTCAATTCTCACTCCTGTTACCAAGTTCCTGTTGTCAACAATTCTTCTTTTAATATCCCATGTATTTTGGTAACAGGACTGAGGACGATACTTTTATACATTTTGTTAATATACTGTATAAGAGGCTTTAAGATAGTCCCATGCCTTTTCAAAGAGTTCACTGTGTGATATTACATTCAGTATTTCAAAAGGCAAAAATAGAACTTGAATTTTGACAAATTTTGACATGGAAAAGACACCCATTTCATAGAATGGCCGACAAGCCGTTTGTGTTATTGTTTCTCAATGGCCTAGTCATGGACAAgtggttagggagtcagacttgccAGACGGTTGTTGGTTTGTTTATGAAACTAACagttggtgggtggggggaggtgaATACATTTATAATTTTCATTTGTAACAAGGCCAAGTTACAAGACTGGAAATTTAGGGAGAAATGACTATGCCATCCAAGTCAACACCCAGGAAATTACCATGACTAGAACTAACTGGTTCGAAACAGATGCACGTGAATTTCAAACACCAAAGATAGTAATTTTCTTTTCATTTGGGACAAAGCTAGGCAGGAGCTCACAGCATTTTGAGGGGGCATGCTACTGGAAACTGTATAATAATCACAGCAACCCATGACTTAGCAGTCCACAGCAAacattttgaatttgttttgttcgtaacattggttaaaaacctataaaactgttatttttcctcttaaaaacaaatgtcaatgaaagaagatgtggtacattatgtttcatattagtcttagatgagaagaaacatttttgattagatttatgtaaaggtttatatgtcaaatatcctgcggtgtgactgtaacattaatgaaacctggaatataatatatatataaattaaccaacaatatTTTGAATGATGtttgaagcatttggcatgattgcataaatattaactttagattaagatatgtgaatgtgaaaaaactcaagacagtaatattaactacaatttcaatttcgtaacacaaattgcgtccggTGGGGTGacgtgtatgtcaatgtttgtaaacgggcaGCTGTAAGACCatctacaagggtcttaaagacaggctcctaaccagtcagtacctcagttattggacagtggtgtggaagtttaaggtgccTTTTCACCTCtcaatatgtctacatattgcaatgtttctgtcacacaatgcttaggttcattttatgatgtcctgtggtgtgactgatcttatagaaggaaaaaaagttttttaaacatgaaaacacatattaagattatacacaatatcattatctagttagcatgacctcagaggtcagtcatgtatacaaaaggattaaaatggccacaatgcagtgaatttcctgtggtgtgacttcatgtcctgcggtgtgacatgcttatgcaatgtgttactcaatccttacttgtttttcatgtatcatgcaaggatataaggataccaggagatttatttgtcacattcacacaattattacaagtaattcagtgaaaccatgcagtggaACAGTTGTCtacctgtacaatgcataggcgtgtgtgggtaggggtgagggtgagggtgggtagtagtgtgtgtggggggtggggttaaaggaacaatagtacaaagagcatgggggatatgtttgtgcagaatattaatcattttattgtatcttacagaaaaaTTAAGTTTTCTTAGGCGAAATTCCATGGACCATAAGAgctttgtttttttctatttttttccatctttttccataatttttttcaggaattggaaaaacttttttgtgtgtgtgttacgcccttaaacgtcaaccacccaggaATCAAGTGCAAGATGCACCACACAAGTATGAGTGACTACCCACCCTTTAAACCTAATGCTCCTTGCCTGCCAAATCAAACCCGATTTTACAGGGGCTATGCAAAAgcaaaataagaaaaaaactaaataaatatGTAAGTTTCCTCaatcaggccctgccgtggtcaaccggtagggcactcgtctaccatgcggctgacccgggttcgattcccggcctagatcctttgccggccctttcccgtctgtctctccccactcgcttcctgccaccaccttcactgtcctatcataaatacagtcaaaaaacaaaacaaaaaatcttaaaaaaagaGATTTCCTTAATCAATGGTGAAACTTGTATCTTTACAGAGATAAAATATCAGACGTGGATGAGCGAGGTCAAAAGGTCAGTGTTCCTGCCCTGAAAGAGAAACTCTGCTTGGAGCATTGGGATGGCAGGCAGCTTGAATCAGCCTTGTCCTCACAGCCTCCGTCACATATCAAGCAGTCGTGGGCTGACCAAGTTGACCCCCAGGCAGGGTCTTGGAGACTCGAGGGGCCCAAGGAGACCAAGGACATCTCCTCTGCCCATTTGGAGTCCACTGTCTCCCCCAAACAGACAGAGACTTCCCTGAGAGACTGCAGCGTTTTACACGACGACCCCACACTTCCACAGGGCTGGACACGGAAACTGAAGCAGCGCAAATCAGGCCGGTCAGCGGGCAAGTACGATGTCTACCTGATCAAGTAAGTCATGCCAATGTAAGGTGTTTTGTGTAATTTAAAGGAGAGTTCCtcacaatttcaacatgctgttgcaTTGTTGACAATGTGAGAAAATGCAGCTATTATTGCTGTGTTATAAGGTGTCTGCTGATGCTaaataacttttgggatgatatttgcagTGCATTAGGATGATTGTTTTAAGTTAACAGAATCTTTAGAATGGCCTTTAGAATGGCCAGAATCTTGGAAATGGCTGAACAAAAAATGCTAAGGTCAAGTCAAgcttagcgtgagcaatacaactccattttgaaattggcaggaattctcctttaatgacAATGTGAATAAGTATGTGTGTGAAAATACACTGCAACTTGTAGCATAAAGACAATGAAATGATTGAAATTAAAATCAGGGCTCTTATCCAGAATTTGGCAAGTGGTTCATTCCAAACCAAAATCCGAACCAGAAAGAACAGTTTCAGTTTCtttgtgggatttaaaaaaaaaaagcttgtctATGAGattttcaataggatcgccctggggTTAGGAACACAACTGCTAGGATCTCcgttttccactttcccttccTATACAGTTTTTGAAAGTCTGGTGAAGGACAAAGTTTGTGATGTGATGCCTTAATAGAGTGGTCAAAAGTAAATAACACTGAGGCCACAGAGACCATACGTTTCCTATTTTAACAGAAGATTTGATTTCAAAGCATGTGTGCAGTACATCTTTGTTGAAGAGTCTTTGCAGATGTCTTATCTTCCTTAccaagtgtgtttgttttttcctttTGGTTTTTCCAGTGCACAGGGGAAAGCCTTTCGTTCCAAAGTGGAGCTCATTGCCTACTTCAAGAAGATTGGCGATAACGTCACAAACCCAAACGACTTCGACTTCACGGTGACAGGCCGCGGCTGCCCGTCGCGGCGAGAGAAGAGGCCTGTGAAGAAGCCCAAGGTGGTCAAGCCCGTCGGCAGGAAGAGAGGGCGTCCAAAAGGTAGTGGCAAACGCAGGCACATCGATGGCGTAGCCGTGAAACGTGTGGTGGAGGAAAGTCCTGGGAAGCTTTTGGTCAACATGCCATTGACGCCTCTCAGCGCTGAAGCAGAGAGGCCTGCTGGGATTAAACAAATGCCCGTTGCCCACAAACACCGTGGACGTAAACGGAAAATCGATCAGAAGGTGCAGACAGCCCCTAAGAAAAGAGGACGCAAGCCGAAAGTAAACTCATCTTTAGGAAACATTAACAACAGTCCCAGTATAAATGTAACACTTCCGGTGACATTGCATATCACTGACTTGAGACTCAAAACAGTCAAAGGAAGTTCGCCAAAGACTCTCCAGGAAACTGCTCTGCCCATTAAAAAGCGCAAAATTATGGAGGATCAGACTAACTCCACAGGACCAGTGTCAGACAACAAGAAGACTGACGAGTTGGCTTTGAGCACAGAGGTCAACATGAATCAGGAAGCAGGACAGCAAAGGGTGTTACACTGTGATACTCCAACTGACAAACCAATATTTCCCATTCCCAACGCAGCAAGGAGCTACATCAGCTCGGTCTATAATACGCCTTCCAACAATGCGActggaaacaaaaaaacaacccagCAGACTAAATACCCATTTATTCACACCTTCCACAAGCAAAGCAACACTACTTCCACTGTCATACCTCCTCACACTTTTCACGCTCCATGGCTCCTCACCAGCAGTGAAGCCCAAGACTCGGGCAGACCAAAGCCTACCCAACCCAATATGCACCCACAAATGACAAACAGGCAGGTATTCCTGAAACAGGATCAAATGCCACATCCACTgttgagctcccaaaatctggCAGCAGCCGCCACGGCCAAAATCAAGCACAAAAGTGGAGGGCAAGTcggggaagaggagatgaagagtgGTGTGGCTGCTTCAGCTGTGCCCCGCTCAACCCAGGAAGAGACAGTAGCATGCAGGACCTCGGTCCCTGAGAGACCGAGCTGACTCTTGACAGTTCAGAAGCAAGGTGAGAGATTAGAGACAGTGCAGTGACACGGTCACATTGTAAATGGTAGATACAAgtatatgtatgtatactgtatgtgtgtgcacatcaatACAGATAGAACAGGCAGCTTTCCCTTGTGGTTTAGGCTGATAGAATCGTATAAACTTATGTTAGGCCTACTTGATGTTCGTGCTTCGACATCAACAATGTTCATAACATTTGAATATTTTAAGTGCTTTTAAACCCCCATGTCTTTATTACATTGTCATAGGGACTAAAAACCTCAAGTGACTTAAAATGCATTATTCTTGATTCTTCCAACTATAATACAATGGCACACGTAAACTATTTGACATCAATTTTCAAAGCATTGATTTGATTGTTGTTCCAAAGTAACAAAGCAAAGCCAGCAGTCAAAATAAGcctattaacacattgaataccggggGTGTTTTCAGAATTAAGTCGTAGGctcccagcgttctaaaccatttttaggtattttttgtacagtcatagcatattgtgtgatagggccactgaaacatgtcATGGCTCttttgaaaggtgagactttcaCCTCTTAGTGCGTGGAAACCGCATGTCTGTACGTGCTTTCATTGCCGAGCTATCGTGAGTTAAACCAAAGCCGGTGTAACAGACTATCTGGGTCCCATCTGGGGACTCCAGGTGATATAAACACAGCGATTGGTCAAAACGACAGtctatcaatcctggtctgaatgaatcGCCCTTAGTGACATTACTTACGACCAATCAtcattgcttctaacatctgcagtcgccagttaatacggcccaagatagtcttTTACACCGGTATCCGCCAAAATCAACATGGAATGGAGATATTGAGGCTTTTATGAATCGTGCCCCGTTTCAGAATCTTGCGCTTTTTCAAGGAGACCGATATGATATTGGTTTACTAGAcacatctctccttctctgccacctccccctccaaatgtATCAACCAACCAAACGCATTTTTCGCCTCCGGAAGTACGTTTCAGTTCCTTGTGTACAGTCTGttcctgcacaactaatctttgcacaTACAAAACGGGTCGTagtcacaccaccacacgcaATAGGCAAAACATATCCAAAAACACGTCCCTAAAGGCATTTAGTCCAACGTTAACAACAGAACCCGTTAATCGTATGCGTTAATGTCTCCGATCCCTGTGTAGGGAAAcagctgttgtgctgtgctatgcatgtatgtatgctacagtttacatagcaatgctagcttcaccgacagtaATAAAAGTACAAAATgaagaatccaacttatctggttgcagatcaaatccgaggtaagggtaataatccattcacagttcacaatgtgtaggatctggccaaggtttgCATTAGGCTATTTCCCAGAAGGTGTGTTAAGTCGATGTGAAAGTGTTGTCTAATGTAATTATTGTGTTAAGCATACAATAAAGCGGCATAaagtggacgctgactgtagcctactgtagcaccaaggaaacaacatacaaacaagatccttgtgtttataaagatgacagcatcgcagacacttggcaaggtgtaggctacatagAAAGGGGAAAGGGGCGCAACAGTGACGCCACCGACGCAGGGCAACAGttccatacagtagcctacagttatTACAAAATGTtcagatgatgacacaaacttttgactgccaTCTATATAtgttctacttatcacagagctcccaaaacacacacaataagcattgaagtgtctagttatgaaaaatacaataaaaactcaaaaacggggtttcccgttttgggagccaacgcatgggaagtaaaaacgtgTTTTCCCGTGaatt from the Engraulis encrasicolus isolate BLACKSEA-1 chromosome 14, IST_EnEncr_1.0, whole genome shotgun sequence genome contains:
- the LOC134462467 gene encoding methyl-CpG-binding protein 2-like, which produces MAAVDSGGRRLDKISDVDERGQKVSVPALKEKLCLEHWDGRQLESALSSQPPSHIKQSWADQVDPQAGSWRLEGPKETKDISSAHLESTVSPKQTETSLRDCSVLHDDPTLPQGWTRKLKQRKSGRSAGKYDVYLINAQGKAFRSKVELIAYFKKIGDNVTNPNDFDFTVTGRGCPSRREKRPVKKPKVVKPVGRKRGRPKGSGKRRHIDGVAVKRVVEESPGKLLVNMPLTPLSAEAERPAGIKQMPVAHKHRGRKRKIDQKVQTAPKKRGRKPKVNSSLGNINNSPSINVTLPVTLHITDLRLKTVKGSSPKTLQETALPIKKRKIMEDQTNSTGPVSDNKKTDELALSTEVNMNQEAGQQRVLHCDTPTDKPIFPIPNAARSYISSVYNTPSNNATGNKKTTQQTKYPFIHTFHKQSNTTSTVIPPHTFHAPWLLTSSEAQDSGRPKPTQPNMHPQMTNRQVFLKQDQMPHPLLSSQNLAAAATAKIKHKSGGQVGEEEMKSGVAASAVPRSTQEETVACRTSVPERPS